DNA sequence from the Streptomyces sp. NBC_01497 genome:
ATGCTGGCCGCGGACATGGGGTTGTTCTCCTTGCGGGGTGAGGGGACCTCGTCCGACGGCGCCTTCAGGCGCGGGTCGAACACGGACATCAGCAGCACGACGGCGCCGATGCCGATGAGGATGAGTGAGACGTGGTGCAGACCTGAGTCGCTCACGTGGGTGCGGAACACGCTGCCGGTGATCGTCGCCGAGGCGATCGAGCCGATGTAGCCGAACGTGCGCAGCAGGCCGGACGCGGTGCCGAGCTTCTCGGGAGGCGCCTCGCGGTACAGGGTGGTCTGGTTGGCGAGGTTGCTGATGCCCGACATGATGCCGAACAGCGCGGTCACGCCGATGACCGCGATCACCGGGGTGGTGCTGGTCAGGAACAATGCCGATATCGAGCCGGCCACGAGCAGGAGCGCCGCGAGGATCAGCGGCCCCCGCACGTCGACGTGGTTGGCCACCAGCCGGGCTGCGATCGCCGAGAGCAGGCCCATCGGCAGCAGCACGAGCCCGGCCGCGTAGGCGGACAGCCCGTGCGCGGCCTCCAGCCACTGAGTGAGCCCGTAGAGCATGACGTAGACGCCCAGCAGGCTGAGTCCGTTACGCAGGTAGGTGCGGGTGAGTGCGCCGTTCGAAGCGAGCAGCCGGACGTCGAGGAACGGGTTGGCCGCCCGCAGTTCCCACCAAACGAGGGCGGCGGCGAACGCGACGGCGAAGCCGAGCGCGGCCCAATGCGGCTCTCGCAGCGAGAGGAGGAAGACGAGCAGCGCCGTCATCGTGGCTCCGAAGCCCAGGACGCCGGGCACGTCAATGCGAGCGAGGACGTCGCGCGTCGCTCGGCCCCTGATGACGTCGGTGTCCTTGGCTATCCAGGCCAGCGCCATCGCGAAGGCGAGGACGGTAAACGGCACGTTGACGAGAAACGCCGCACGCCAGCCGAACCATCCGACGAGCAGGCCGCCGATCGCCGGTCCGATCGCCACCGTGACGGCGCCGGCGATGGCCAGGCTGCTGAGTACCTTGCCGGGAGGCGCGTCGAGCCCGATCGCGGTGGCTCGCCGGCGGATCAGCAGCATCGCTGCCGGGTAGCCGGCGGAGGTGCCCAACCCGATCAGTACCCGTGCCACGACCAGCATCGGCATGTCGGTGGCGATGCCTCCCAGCAGGCCACCGAGGAAGACCACGACGATCCCGGTCACGAAGACCCGCCGGGGGCCGAACTCCTCGGACAGGCGCCCCGCGGTCGGCTGGGCTATCGCGCTGGTCAGGTACAGGCAGGAGATCAGGATCGCGGTCTGGCCGACGCTCACACCCACGGAGGCGGCGATGGCGACGAGGGCGGTGGCGATGACTGAGCTGTTGACGGGGTTGAGTGTCGCGCCCATGAGCAGCGGCGCGACGAATCGCGGACCGAAAGGCCGCTGACGCCACGGCTGCGCACCCGGTGCGTGCGCGCCGGTGCGGGATTGGTGCTGGTCGTCCGGTGCGTGCGCGCCGGCTCCAGCACCTGCGCGGCCGGTCGAATCCATGGCGAATCTCCTCTCGTGCTCGGATGGATGAAGGCGGCGATCCTCCCGTCGTCCCGCTCGGGACCCTGAGAGATGTGCAGGCTGCCTGACAAATAATATAGCAGGCTACCTGCCTATCTGTTATCGTCGACCCATGGGCGCCGAGGAGAAGCGGGTGGATGAGACCGCGGCTGAACTGACGAAGGCGATGACGCGCCTGCGGGCACGGCTGCGCAGCGAGAGCGCACCTGATGAGATGCCCTGGACGTGGTCGCAGCTGACCACCCTCGGCCGCGTCGTCGAAGAGGGGCCGACGACGACCAGCGCACTCGCGCAGGCCGAACATGTGCGTCGCCAGTCAATGGCGGAGACCCTCTCCGCATTGCGCGGGCACGGCCTGATCATGTCCGAGCAGGACCCGGACGACGGGCGGAAAACGCTGATCAGCGCCACCCGAGAGGGGCGCGCGCTGATAGCCACGATTCCGGCGGCGCGGGAAGCGTGGCTGGCAGGCGTACTGCAACGCCTGCTGCAGCCGGGCGAGCAGCAGGTGCTGCTGCGGGCGGCCGAGATCATGAACAGGATCGCCGACGCCGACGGCTGACCGTCGGCGTCGGGCAGTCGGGGTCGGGCGGCTGGGGGTGGGCGGCCGGGTGGGGGCCGGATGCCACCCCCGGTGGCCTGCTGTACGGCGGGCAGGGCCTGTGTAGAGGCGTTCGTTGTTCGTGATGGGGGAGCGAGTGCCTCCATCCTTGTGCTTGTCTCGTGCTGTCCTCCCGAGCGCCCCCGACTGCCCGGATCGCATGGATGGTGGGCGATGGGTGGTGGCTTCCCGGGAGAGCTGTCGGTTGCCGGATCCGTGCGGGGACACTGCCTGGGACAAAGCACTGGTTCGGCTGAAGGATTCGGTCGCGCGGATCCGGTGAGGACCGTGCCCTCGGATCCGAGCGGCTCGCTGTCCGTGACCGATCCCAACGAAGACGAAGCCGGGGTGACCATTGGTGGCTTCGGTTGGCAGATGTCGGGTGCATCATATGGTGCCCGATGTGCTTCTGACGCCCGATCACGGTCGGCCAGGAGGGCAGCGTCCAGGCCAAGATCACGATCTTCGGTGTCAGCGGGACCCTCGGCAGCCGGATCCTGCGTGAGGCACTTGACCGCAACCGCTAGGCGACCGCAGTGGCGCGTGACACTGCCAAGGTCATGGCTACTCATCCGCATCTGACCGTTGTCACCGGCGATGTCCTCGACCCCGGATGTGTGGCCGAAGTGGCGGAGGGACGCGACATCGTCATCAGCGCGGTCAGGGGCGGCGGTCCGGCAGGTGCGGCCACCATCGAGCGTGCTGCCAGATCCCTGGTCGAGGGGTACGCACGTTGGGCGCCGACGCCGCGCGCCTGATCTCGGTCGGCGGCGCGGGCTCACTGCGCATGCCGGACGGCAGCCAGGCCTGGGACATGGAGGGCCTGCCGGATTCCGCTGTGCGGATCATGCACGCCCACGGTGACGCCTTGGACTTCTTCCGCACGGTCCCCGACGTCGGGTGGACCGTTTTCAGCCCGGCTGCCGCGATCGAACCCCGCGAGCGCACGGGTGGCTACCGCACCGCTCTGGACGATCTGGTCATCGATGCCGGGGGGAGCAGCAGCATCTCCGCAGATGACTACGCCGTCGCCAGCATCGACGAGTGCGTGGACGCCCATCACGTAGGCGAGCGCTTCACCGCGGGCTACTGAACGCGCCACTGAAGTCCCGGAAACGCGCTGCCGAAAGTTCACGTCTATGTGATCACCCTTGCGCGGTTCAAGCGGACGCGCGTGCGGGCTTCGTCCGATCTGCGCTCTGCCACGCAGCGCACGAAGAGTCCACGGGAACTCGCCGCGGTCCCGGTCCCCCGGGGGGTGCCCGAACGCCCCCGGGGCGTTCGGGCACCCCCCGGAACTCGCCGCGCTCCCTGCCGGCGGGTTGACGACGGTGGCCCTGTGCCGACGGCACGGTCCGGGACGGCGAGCAGTTTGCGGCGGCCAGTCTCCGATGAAGCCACATCACTGACTTCGACTTGTCATGCCAGTTTCAACACGCGTAGACCGGGGGAGGCATCCGCTTGTCGGCATCCCGCGAGTCCTCGCCCCTGGTACGGCGCGGATTCCGGTTGGGGAGCGCACTGTGCTCCGACACTCTGGAGAGTCAAATGAAGGTAAGAGCACTCCTCGCGCCGGCCGTCCTGGCCGCCGTGGCAACGGTCGGCGTCATTTCGGCCCCATCCGCCAGCGCCAGCGGCACCAAGCTGACGCAGGCCCAAGCGGCCTCGCAGTTCCGGGCGGCGGGCATCACCTGGAGCTCCAGCGGCAACTGCACCACCCGCTCCAACTCGACCTGCACGTCCTTCGATCAGATCAACTCCGGCACGGTTGACACGATCATCACCCTCAAACAAGCCAGCGGCTGCGCCATCAACATCACGGGCGGCACCGAGGTAGGCCACGCGTCCGGCACCTACAGCCACTACAACGGCTACAAGGTCGACACCTCGCACAACTCCTGCCTCGACGGCTACGTGCACAACAGTTTCACCTCCATAGGCCTGCGCGGCGACGGCTACCCTCAGTGGAAGGCCGCGTCGGGCAACCTTTATTGCGACGAGGGAAACCACTGGGACATCACCGCCTACTGACACGCTCCGCAGGTGCGTAGGGGGCCCTCGTGCCCGCGGTCCGTCCCGGTCGTGAGGTGGACCGAGGGCTGACTGGGGCGTACGCGGCGACCGCCCACCGCGGCGCCCCGGCGTCGAGGGCTGGGCGGCGTCCCGCTCCTCGCGCTGCCCCCGCCCGTACCGCCCCGTGCGGGTCCCCGGACGCGTACGGACGTCGCCCTCTTCGCGTATGGCGACGGGCAGTCGGAGGCGGTCCGCCTCGCGGGCGCGGGTGACGCCGGGCGGATCGTGCCGGAGTGGACGGCGTTCGCGTCGGTGTCGCGCTCGACCGGGCGACGTCGCGGCGGGGGACCGGCCACGTCATAGTGCGGGCCCCGGACTCTCTGGCCGGGGCCCGCAATGATGAGGGGCGGAGATCAGCTGGGCTGGTCTCCCGTGTAGCGGTAGATCTCGTTGCCGCTGTTGATGTGCCACGCGTTGCCGTCGGCACCCGCGGCGACGTCAGTGGCGGTCCCGGGGATCTTGACCCACGGATTGGCGCCGCTGGCGTCGTTGTTGGTGTATCGGTAGATGCTGCCGGCGGGATCGACGCCCCACACGTTCGTCCGGGAGCCCACCGCGATGCGTTTGAGGCTGCCGGGGACGTTCACCCACGGATTTGAGCCGTCCTGGTCACCGGTGTACCGGAAGACCTGGTTGCCCCTGTTGACGCCCCACACGGTGCCGTCAGCGCCCGCGCCGATGTCACTCAGGGCCCCGGGGATCTTGATCCAGGGATTGGCGTCATGGTTCGTGTACCGGTAGATGGCGTCGGCGGAGTCCACCCCCCACACATTCGTCCTGGAGCCCGCGTCGATGCGGACCAGGCTGCCGGAGATGCTCGGCCACGGATTCGAAGCACCCTGGTCCCCGGCATACCGGAAGATCTGGTGGCCCCCGTTGACGCCCCACACCGTGCCGTCCGACGCAGCGCCGATGTCACTCAGCGCCCCCGGAATGTTGATCCAGGGGTTGGCATCGTAGTTGGTGTACCGATAGATGGCGTTCGCCGCATTGACACCCCACACCGTTGTCCTGGACCCCGCCGAGATGGCAGTGAGACTGCCCGCGACCTTCACCCAATCCGCCATGCCCAAAACCCTTTCCATGAGCCGGTATTGAGTGTCATCTTCCGCGAAGAGACGGGGCAATAAGGTAGGCGAATGTTTGTCCTCATGCCAAACAAGACAGTAAATCGGTGTTTTGACTCTTATCGCCCCGCCGGGCGGGGGCATCAGGGCCTCGGCCGGAGGCATTCCGGCTGGAAGCGCTGTCCCACGCTGCGGGTATCGACACAAGCGCCGACCCATGCCTGCACCGGGAGGGCCCCGCGCAACACCTCGGCCGGCACCGGCCTCGGCCGCCTGGCCGACGAGAGCCCGAATGAGGCCGGCGATCGTCGTTGAGCCACTCGTCCGCTGCACGGCGGCGCCGTCCGAGGCGGCTCCAACGTGTCGGAGTTGAAGATGAGCGTGAGGGACGGGCTCCATTCGCCACGTTGTTCTCGCGCCCGACGGGCAGGCTTTCATCCGGCCGCACCGGTCGCACCGGTCGCACCGGTCGCAGCGGCCGCAGCGGCCGCACCGGTCGCGCCACGGAGGGTGCACTCGTCGCCCCTGTCATTCTCGTCGCCCTGGACGCGCGTGCGGATTGGAGTGTCCTGGGTGCCCGTGCGGTGGCGCAGTGCGCAGGGGACGCCCGTCTCGCGCCAGTGGCGCGCGAGCTCACGCATCTCCAGCAGCTCTGCCCTGGGGGAGCGGCCCCGGTGCTGTGACCCAGCAGCGCCTCGACGAGAGCCGGCGAACCCGCATCGGCCTCCTCAGGGGAGTCAGCGGTTCTTGAACTCCTCGATGGCGTCCCGGAGTACGTGGCCCGCGGCGTCGCTTCCGGCATGCCCCGCGTCCTCGATGATGTGGAGCCGTGCGCCGGGCCACGCCTTCGCCAGTTCCCATGCCGTCCGGACCGGGCAGCCCATGTCGTGCCTGCCGTGCACGATCACCCCTGGAATCCCGGCCAACTTGTATGCGTCACGGATCAGTTGATCTTCCTCCAGCCAGGCGCCGTTACTGAAGAAGTGCGCGCAGATCCGGACGAATGCGATCCGCGCGTCCGCCTCCCGGTCGCTGTACATGCCGGGGACGCCGTTGGGCTCGTCGGTGATGACGGCATCCTCCCAGGCGAGCCAGTTCGCGGCGGCCTTCTCGCGAACCGCATGGTCGGGGTTCTCCATCAGCCGCGCGTAGGCCGCGAGCAGTTCGCCGTCCCGCTCGCCCTCGGGAACGCCCGCGCGGAACCGGTCCCACGCCTCGGGGCGGAACCGCCTGGCGCCCCGGTAGAGCCACTCGATCTCCGAGCGGCGACTCGTCATCACCGCCTGGATGACGATCTCGGTGACCCGTTCGGGGTACTGCTCCGCGTAGGCGAGGACGAGCGTCGGGCCCCAGGAGGCGCCGTTGAGCAGCCACTTCTCGATGCCGAGGTGTTCGCGCAGCGCCTCCATGTCGTCGATCAGGTGCCGCGTGGTGTTGAGGCTCATGTCGGTGGCAGGGTCGCTGGCGTGCGGGGTGCTGCGGCCACAGTTGCGCTGGTCGTAGCGGATGATCCGGTACGCCTCGGGATCCCAGGCCCTCGTGGGGCGTCGCGAGGCGCCACTCCCCGGGCCGCCGTGGACCATCAGGGCGGGTTTGCCCTGGGGGTTGCCGAGTTGCTCGTAGTAGACGCGGTTGCCGTCCCCGGTGTCGAGGAAACCGGCATCGTAGGGACGTGTCGGCGGATAGAGATCGACCATGACCGCCGATCCTAACGAGCCCGTGCATGGTTGGCGGTGGAGCGTCGAAGCCCGTGATCGCCGACCTTGGTGGCCGTGGAGAGGAATCGGGCACGCGCGGCAGCCGGCCGCAGCCGGCGGATCACCGGGCGGGCCCACAGCCGACGGATTGGTCGATTCGTCACGGATAAAGACCCGTTGTGGTGAGTGGCGCGAATGACACCAGGCCGGGCTCGCGTCACGTCCTCGCGCCGGCGGGGGCCGGGACGCAGCGGTGTGCTGAGCGTCTGTCGGGCCGGGGCAGGAACGGGGCTGTCGGCAGGGGAGGGGTGCCGCGAGGCATGGCGCGGCGGCCGGGAGGCCTGGCGGGCCTCGGTACGGCGAGCCGCGCTCCCCGCCCGGTCGGTGCCATTGCGTTTGGCGTGTGGTGTTCGCGGTCTCCCCTAGGGTGATGGATTCCCGTCATCGGAGCGCTGCGGCGCGGTAGGGCGACACCACAATGATCAGTGAGGCAGCGGCACACGAGGTCTACCGTCAGCTGGCGTTGCTCGACTTCCCCGAGGAAGTGCGCATGGGGCTGAACCTGGGCTTCTACCGTACGTTCGCCGTGCCCGGCATCGCCACGGTACTGACGACGACGGGCAAGATGATCGAGCGGCCGAAGGAACGTGCGAAGGCGACCGGTGCCTTGATGTACAGCCTCATCGAGAACGGCCTCGACACGCCCGAGGGCACTTCCGCTGTGGCGCGCCTGACGGCCCTGCACGCTCATCTCCCGGTCGACGAGGCTGAGTTCGTGTACGTCCTGGGGGCGTTCTGTACCGCACCGCTGGAGTACATCGACCGGTACGGGTGGCGGCCGGTCACACCTGCGGAACGGGAAGCCGCCTACGTGTTCTACGCGGGGCTGGGCCGCCGCATGGGAATAGCCGGTGTGCCGGGATCGTATGCGGCACTGGAAGCTTGGATGTCCGACTTCGAGGTACGCACATTTGAGACGACAACCGAAGGCCGGGCGCTGCTTGAGGCCACCAGCGGCCTCCTGGCCTCGCGACTGCCACGCGTCCTCGCGCCGCTGGCACGCAGGGCCGCGGACACTTTGTTCGATGAGCGACTGCTGACGGCATTCGGGCGCAGGCCGGCACCCGGAGTGGCCCGATGGGCGATGCGGAGAGGACTCGCGTCGCGATCCCGGATCCTCCACGCGCGCCGACGCCTGAATGGCCCGGGCGGGCGGCAAGGAGCGTGACGTGGTCGGTGGCCTCCAGGCCACGTGTACCTCAGCCGGGCCGGGGCCCGAGGACCGTCGAATCGCCGGGGCCGTCGGAAAATCGTGTGCCGAACCATTCCATGGACGTGCAGACTTGCTCTGTGGCGGACGTGAGGGAGTTCCGGGATGCGCTCACGGCTTGGGCGAAGGGCGGTCCTGACGGGCCGGCGCGCGACCTGGCGGAGAGCCTGGGGGCGCGCACCGCGGTGCTTCTGGAAGGGCTGAGTGATCTCGCCGCCGTCGAGGCGTTGGCCGCCGGGCGGGGTCGGGACCTGGCCGCCGAGGGAGTGGTTGCCGTGCCGATGGGCGGGGCGATGAGCGTGGGCCGTTACGCCCGCCTCCTCGGGCGGCCCGGCCTCGGCCTGCGTGTGACGGGACTGTGCGACGAGCGCGAACAGGGCTTCTACGAGCGTGGTCTGACACGGGTCCAGGCGCCGCCCGAGGACGTCCACGTATGCGCGGCGGATCTGGAGGACGAACTCATCCGCGCGCTCGGCACGGCAGGAGTCGAGGAGATCCTGCACGCCGAGGGCGACTTCCGCGCCTGGCGGACCTTCCAGCGCCAGCCCGCACAGCGCGGCCGGGAGCTGGGCCAGCTGCTGCGGCGCTTCCTCGGCACGAAGAAGGGCCGCAAGATCCGCTACGGCCGTCTCCTGGTCGAGGCCCTCCCGCCGGACCGGACGCCGCCCCCGCTCGACGGCCTCCTCGCCGGGCTGTGAGGTCGTCGACCGTGCCAGTGGGTACACCGAGCGGGTCCGGGCAGCCCGGCAGGTGACCGCCGGTCGCATACGACCAGTCGGGATTCGAATCGATCAGCCACGGTTTCGCGGTGACGACCGCGCAGCCTCGCCCCGGTCCCCGTCCCTCCGCGGCTGAACACCGATGAGCAGATCACACTGCCGACCATCCTGGACCACCTACGGGAGCCGGCCCTCGCGAAAGCGGCCGGTGTCCCGGAGCCCGAGGTGCACGGCCAGGCCGAGGAGACCTCCGGGACGTTCAGCCCCACCACGGGGACGCGTCGGTACCGTTCCCTTCGCGTACGGGTGGCCCCAGCCGGAGCGCTACGTGTCCGACACTCGTCCGTTGCCCCCGCCTGCCGTCTGTGACGAGGGAGACAACCCGGTCAGGGCGGTGCGTCCGCGCGGTCCCGGTAGGACGAGTTGGCCGCTCGTGACCAGCATGAAGCGTTCCATGCCGGGGATGATCACGTTCAGGACGGACAGGTGGTCGCTCACATGACGCTGCCACACGCGCGGGGTGAAGCCCGCACGGTGCAGGGTCTCGCAGAGCGCCTCCAGGTACTCGGCCGGGGTGGCCGGGGCGGGCGTTTCGCTGAAGGGGATGCGGGCGGTCCGGGGGATGCGGAAGTCGGCCAGGTAGCAGCGGTGCAGCGCGGGATAAGCCTCAGTGCAGACATACCTGCGGCCCTTCTCGCCGGATGCGGCTCTCAGGCCGCTGTGTGTCTGGATCAGTTCGTTCAATGCCTGCTCTGCCGCGAAGCAGGCGGACAGAGAAGCGCCGAAGCCCCGCAGGAGGCTCGGCACCGCGGGCTCGGTCGCCGGGCTGTGGGCCCAGTAGGCGGGCACACCCACATCGGTGGTCATCTCCAGCAGCCACACCCGCCGATCGAGGCGACGTTCGGCCTCCTCGTGCAGAGCTGCCAGTGCTGCGGGCAGAGTGCCGGTGTCGATGACGGGCAGGGTGGCCGGGGCCGGGGAAAGGAACTGTCCGATCAACAGTATCGAGATGGCGTCGCGTTCGATGACTTCGTTGATGGCGTGGACCATCGCCTCGGCCGGAGTGGCCCCTGCGGCCCAGCCATTGGTGACGGAGTACCTACGCAGGGCCGTGTAGTCGTAGCTGTCCCCGGCGGCGGCACGCGCCGCCGCTTCCTGATGGAGGTAGTCCGGCGTGGACAGGAACACCGGCACGAGCATCTCGTCACCGGCGTGGCCGGGCAGGGGCGTGTAGGGCAGGCAGGCGATCGGGACGTCAGGGCCCTCGGCCAGCAGGGCACAGGCCGCGTCCCGCGCCAGTTCGCCGGCAGCCGCCTCGTGGGCACCGCGTAGCACGACGCTGGTCTGTGGCGGCATTCCGGCACTGAGGTGGTGTTCCAGCGCTTCGAAGATCGCCCCGACCCGGGCGGCCTGCCGTCGGCCCTTGCCGAAACCCGTTCCCCGCGTCACCGGCACGCCGTCCTGTTCGAGGACGCAGCGCCATGCGCCGGGTTCGTCCGTCGTCAGCGGATCGAGGCGGGCGCTGAAACCGAGTTCGGCCACGGCGACCAGACCGTGCTGCCACGCCTGGGCAAGGGGAACGCCCCGCTCACCGTAGTGCGGGACGTCGCTACGGGCGCTGGATGCTGAACTCGGCATGGCGAGGCCTTCCCCGGGAGGGCTGACAGGGCAACCGGTGGCGGGTGCGCGGCGTCTCACGGCTGCGTACCCGCCCGTCGCATCACGCGCGGTGGGCCGCCGCCTCAGCCGTCTTCGGCTGCTCGGCGTCCTGCTCTTCCAGCTGATCCAGCAGTTGCTGCTCGCTGGCGAACAGTTTCACCTCGGTTGGAGGGGTGGGAGAGAATCTCCAGTTCTGCCCGAATACATCGCCCATGATCTTCTCCTTTGACGAGCGTTCGCGCCCCGTAGGCCTTCGGAGTCGTATGGCCTGCTGGGGCTCATCAGTTGACGCCCGGCGACAGTCCACTGTCGGGGACAGCCACCCGGGCCGGGCCGGACACCCGGGACCTGCCCAGCCGGCGCACCTTCCAGCCGCATCCACGGCACAGTCCACTCGCCCAGTCGAGCGCACGCACAGCGCACGACGTCGACCCACTGCGCCGTGCGTGCCCCACCCGATCAATCGCCTGAAACGCCACCGCGCGGTTGCCACGAGATGGGACGAGCTCACCGTCCGCCATGAGGCGACCGTCTTGTGGAAGCCCTCAACGAGTGGCTGTGACCAGCACGGTCGAGGGACTTCTCAGCTGTCCCGACCCTGCCATGTGGTCAAACAGGCTTCGTTCCCCTCCAGGTCGGCAAGTACCCAGAAAGCGGGGGCGCGGGTCGCGGACACAAGTCGGCCTCCAGCCGCCAGTGCGGTCTCGATCCGCCGGTGTGCCTCGTCATGCGGAACACATATGTCGAAGTGAATGCGATTGCGCTGTGGGCGCGCCCGGTCCATCTGCTGGAACCAGATGGCCGGGCCCTGCCCGACCGGGTCGATGAGCGGATCCTCCGGTCCCTCGGCACCCGCCTCATCGGTATAGCCCAGCACCGCCTTCCAGAACGGCCGAATCCCGGCGATGTTCAGTGCATCAACCGCGATCTCCAGAAGCTGGACGGACCGCGCTGCCCCGGTTCCGATCTCGGGCTCCGCCAGAAGCCCGAACCTGCCGGCGGTGGCGGATATCTGACGCGCGAGTTCAGCATCTCGGGCAGTAACCGCTGCGCGGTCCAACGACTGCAGAGTGAAGACGACCCGATCCGAGCGGACATCGACCCGAAGGTGCTGGTCGGCGTCGTCGCCGCACACCGCGACCGCGTCCGCCGCCAAGCCCATCGCCTGAGTCAACGATCCGACCCGGACCGACGTTCGCAAACTGCCCAGCAAGAAGCGCCACCCGTCGTCCCGGACCGCATCCGATGCTTCCTGCCGACTCAATATCTGCTC
Encoded proteins:
- a CDS encoding MarR family winged helix-turn-helix transcriptional regulator; this encodes MGAEEKRVDETAAELTKAMTRLRARLRSESAPDEMPWTWSQLTTLGRVVEEGPTTTSALAQAEHVRRQSMAETLSALRGHGLIMSEQDPDDGRKTLISATREGRALIATIPAAREAWLAGVLQRLLQPGEQQVLLRAAEIMNRIADADG
- a CDS encoding MFS transporter: MDSTGRAGAGAGAHAPDDQHQSRTGAHAPGAQPWRQRPFGPRFVAPLLMGATLNPVNSSVIATALVAIAASVGVSVGQTAILISCLYLTSAIAQPTAGRLSEEFGPRRVFVTGIVVVFLGGLLGGIATDMPMLVVARVLIGLGTSAGYPAAMLLIRRRATAIGLDAPPGKVLSSLAIAGAVTVAIGPAIGGLLVGWFGWRAAFLVNVPFTVLAFAMALAWIAKDTDVIRGRATRDVLARIDVPGVLGFGATMTALLVFLLSLREPHWAALGFAVAFAAALVWWELRAANPFLDVRLLASNGALTRTYLRNGLSLLGVYVMLYGLTQWLEAAHGLSAYAAGLVLLPMGLLSAIAARLVANHVDVRGPLILAALLLVAGSISALFLTSTTPVIAVIGVTALFGIMSGISNLANQTTLYREAPPEKLGTASGLLRTFGYIGSIASATITGSVFRTHVSDSGLHHVSLILIGIGAVVLLMSVFDPRLKAPSDEVPSPRKENNPMSAASISPAIVPARTALLLMDYQNAVLGSIADAEPVLDHARQALAWARDHDIQVVHVRVAFAEEDFDEIPAHSKSFAAIAESRFLLDGSPEAALHASLEVRTSDIVVRKTRFGAFSTTELYRDLRPKGVNTLVVAGISTSGVVLSTLRDAADQDYRLFVLADATSDPDAEVHRVLIEKVFPQQADILRTGDLDALTGA
- a CDS encoding TOPRIM nucleotidyl transferase/hydrolase domain-containing protein gives rise to the protein MADVREFRDALTAWAKGGPDGPARDLAESLGARTAVLLEGLSDLAAVEALAAGRGRDLAAEGVVAVPMGGAMSVGRYARLLGRPGLGLRVTGLCDEREQGFYERGLTRVQAPPEDVHVCAADLEDELIRALGTAGVEEILHAEGDFRAWRTFQRQPAQRGRELGQLLRRFLGTKKGRKIRYGRLLVEALPPDRTPPPLDGLLAGL
- a CDS encoding VOC family protein — protein: MEQILSRQEASDAVRDDGWRFLLGSLRTSVRVGSLTQAMGLAADAVAVCGDDADQHLRVDVRSDRVVFTLQSLDRAAVTARDAELARQISATAGRFGLLAEPEIGTGAARSVQLLEIAVDALNIAGIRPFWKAVLGYTDEAGAEGPEDPLIDPVGQGPAIWFQQMDRARPQRNRIHFDICVPHDEAHRRIETALAAGGRLVSATRAPAFWVLADLEGNEACLTTWQGRDS
- a CDS encoding tectonin domain-containing protein, encoding MADWVKVAGSLTAISAGSRTTVWGVNAANAIYRYTNYDANPWINIPGALSDIGAASDGTVWGVNGGHQIFRYAGDQGASNPWPSISGSLVRIDAGSRTNVWGVDSADAIYRYTNHDANPWIKIPGALSDIGAGADGTVWGVNRGNQVFRYTGDQDGSNPWVNVPGSLKRIAVGSRTNVWGVDPAGSIYRYTNNDASGANPWVKIPGTATDVAAGADGNAWHINSGNEIYRYTGDQPS
- a CDS encoding YcaO-like family protein, which gives rise to MPSSASSARSDVPHYGERGVPLAQAWQHGLVAVAELGFSARLDPLTTDEPGAWRCVLEQDGVPVTRGTGFGKGRRQAARVGAIFEALEHHLSAGMPPQTSVVLRGAHEAAAGELARDAACALLAEGPDVPIACLPYTPLPGHAGDEMLVPVFLSTPDYLHQEAAARAAAGDSYDYTALRRYSVTNGWAAGATPAEAMVHAINEVIERDAISILLIGQFLSPAPATLPVIDTGTLPAALAALHEEAERRLDRRVWLLEMTTDVGVPAYWAHSPATEPAVPSLLRGFGASLSACFAAEQALNELIQTHSGLRAASGEKGRRYVCTEAYPALHRCYLADFRIPRTARIPFSETPAPATPAEYLEALCETLHRAGFTPRVWQRHVSDHLSVLNVIIPGMERFMLVTSGQLVLPGPRGRTALTGLSPSSQTAGGGNGRVSDT
- the pip gene encoding prolyl aminopeptidase, producing the protein MVDLYPPTRPYDAGFLDTGDGNRVYYEQLGNPQGKPALMVHGGPGSGASRRPTRAWDPEAYRIIRYDQRNCGRSTPHASDPATDMSLNTTRHLIDDMEALREHLGIEKWLLNGASWGPTLVLAYAEQYPERVTEIVIQAVMTSRRSEIEWLYRGARRFRPEAWDRFRAGVPEGERDGELLAAYARLMENPDHAVREKAAANWLAWEDAVITDEPNGVPGMYSDREADARIAFVRICAHFFSNGAWLEEDQLIRDAYKLAGIPGVIVHGRHDMGCPVRTAWELAKAWPGARLHIIEDAGHAGSDAAGHVLRDAIEEFKNR
- a CDS encoding oxygenase MpaB family protein, translating into MISEAAAHEVYRQLALLDFPEEVRMGLNLGFYRTFAVPGIATVLTTTGKMIERPKERAKATGALMYSLIENGLDTPEGTSAVARLTALHAHLPVDEAEFVYVLGAFCTAPLEYIDRYGWRPVTPAEREAAYVFYAGLGRRMGIAGVPGSYAALEAWMSDFEVRTFETTTEGRALLEATSGLLASRLPRVLAPLARRAADTLFDERLLTAFGRRPAPGVARWAMRRGLASRSRILHARRRLNGPGGRQGA